Below is a genomic region from Ferribacterium limneticum.
TGCCGACGCCACCGGTCGCGTTGTCCTCCATGGTGGCCAGAAAGGCCAGGCGCCCGATCTGCGCGGTCGACCGGGGATGGCCGCGATCCTTGACCGCATCCTGGCCGAACGAAGCGGCTCCTACCAGTTCCTCGATGACGGCGACAATCACATTCTGAACGTCAATTACGTCTCCGAACTCAAGTGGTACCTGTTCGTCGAGCAAAACGAGGATATTTCGCTGGCCGGCATTCGCCAGACCCTTTATGTCAATCTGGCGATCAGCCTGGCCGTCACGCTGGTCGTCATTTTCCTGACCTATCTCGCCCTTGGCCGCTATCAGACGAAAATCGAGGAAATGGCTTCGACCGACAAGCTGACCGGACTCCTCAACCGGCATGCCTTCAGCATCCTGATCGACAAGCTGATGGCCAACTATCGGCGCAATCCGCAAGCCATCACCGTCCTGCTCGCCGATGTTGACGACTTCAAGACAATTAACGACCGTTATGGCCACCGCATTGGCGATGAGATACTGGTTAGCATCGCCCACCGGCTGCGCTCGACACTGCGGGCAGCCGATTTCGCCGTGCGCTGGGGCGGCGAGGAGTTTCTTATGGTACTGCCCGGCTGCGCTGCCGAAGAGGGCCGCCAGATCGCCGAAAAACTCCGTCTGGCGGTGGCGGAAAGCAATCCGTGCCCGAGCACGCCTTCGATTCTGACCTCAGTCAGCATCGGCGTCGCCCAGTTCGATGGCACCGAGTCTATCGACCATACGGTGAGTCGGGCCGACGCGGCACTCTATGCGGCCAAGGCTGCCGGACGCAATCGTGTCTGCATGGCCGGGGCTGACTCCGCTCCGAGCGACAGCGCTGCCTGATCAGCTATCGGCCAGCAAATCGCGAACGACCGCGCTGGCCGGCTCGGCCAGACCGAGATGGCGAT
It encodes:
- a CDS encoding sensor domain-containing diguanylate cyclase, with the protein product MPRHFKIIDRRSLILLLSLVLSAGFFATTLFGYFVSKEAIRSAIIGQDLPLTSSNIYSEIQKDLVRPVLISSTMAHDTFLREWVLRGEKDVGELARYLAEVKLRNRAFSSFFVSDKTGNYYTGEGAFKQVSESEPRDAWYYRVRNMQDDYEINVDPDLANNDKLTIFINYRVADFAGQYIGATGIGLTVDSVRRLIQEYQARFQRTIYFADATGRVVLHGGQKGQAPDLRGRPGMAAILDRILAERSGSYQFLDDGDNHILNVNYVSELKWYLFVEQNEDISLAGIRQTLYVNLAISLAVTLVVIFLTYLALGRYQTKIEEMASTDKLTGLLNRHAFSILIDKLMANYRRNPQAITVLLADVDDFKTINDRYGHRIGDEILVSIAHRLRSTLRAADFAVRWGGEEFLMVLPGCAAEEGRQIAEKLRLAVAESNPCPSTPSILTSVSIGVAQFDGTESIDHTVSRADAALYAAKAAGRNRVCMAGADSAPSDSAA